Within Aliivibrio fischeri, the genomic segment TTTATTACAAGTTGAAGCGCAAGAGTGGCATTTAATGCGTTATTTCGATGTTGATGACTCGCTTTTAAATTACCCTGCTATTGAACTTGTTATGAGCGGAGTCTCTCGTTATGCCGAAGTCCGTATTAATGGTGTTGCGGTATTTGATTGTACGGAAAAAATGACTCGCTACCGTAAAGACATTAAAGAGTATCTTCAAGTAGGTGGGAACCGATTTGAAGTGTTGTTTTTACAAGAAGATGAAGATGACTGGCTTATTGATGATGAGAATGAGACTAAGCTTTGTGATATTAATCAGGCTTATCATCGTCGATTTGGTGCTGTTCAGGATATCGATATTAAAGAAGATATTGGTGTCTTTGGGGTTTGCTTTCTTCAACCTATTTCTCACCTTGCGTTAAACCACATTAGCATTGAACAAATTTGGCACCATGGCTGCGAGTTAAAAGTGAATGTATTTTTTCAAACGTATAAAGCCAATTTGATATCAGCAAGTATTAAGTTTGATGGCATGACTTTAACGATTCCTGTTGATGTTCGTAGTGATCAGGTATCGGCACTTTTTCAAGTTGAGGCGCCTAAATATTGGAGTGATGAAAAAAACAATTTGGACGATTTATATCGTGTAGAAATTACTCTTGATGGGCAGTTGCACGAGTTGGAGTTTGGTTTGTGTGAAACGGAAAACGTGATTCATTTTCCCTTGTAGTAATACTAATCCCATTAATTATTTGAACATGATTACCTGTTAAATCATTCAATAGTTATATTGGTATAAATAAAAAAGGTCGATGCGTTAACATCGACCTTTTATTTTGCTTGCTCTAAATTATAGTGCAGCGATAGTTTCTTGTTGAGCTTCTAGTTTTACTAGAGTCTCTTGGTAACCTTCCAGTTTTTCACGCTCTTTAGCAATAACTGCTTCAGGTGCTTTTGCAACAAAGCCTTCGTTGCTTAGTTTACCTTCGATACGTTTGATTTCACCTTGAGTTTTCTTCACTTCACCAGCAAGACGAGCAAGTTCAGCATCTTTATCGATAAGACCTGCCATTGGGATCATAAGCTCTGATTTACCAACAAGAGAAGTCGCACATGCTGGTGTTTCTTCACCGTTTGCAAGTACTTTGATTTCATCTAGTTTAGCAAGAGAAGAAAGCACAACTTTGTTTGCTTCAATACGAGCAGCGTCTTTCTCATCAGCTACTTTAATCATTACTTCTAAGCCTTTGCTTGGTGCAATGTCGTATTCAGCACGTAAGTTACGAATGCTTGTAATGAATGCTTTAACCCACTCAAGATCAGCAACTACATCAGCATTGAAGTTTTCTTCGTTGAACTGAGGAAGTGCTTGAGTCATGATTGTGTCGCCTTCAACACCATCTACTAGCGGCTTCACGCTCTGCCAGATAGATTCTGTGATGTAAGGAAGAACAGGGTGAGCAAGACGCAGAGTCTTCTCTAGTACGGTGATCAGCATGTAGCGAGTTGCTTGCTGCTGAGCTTCTGTACCTTTCCATAGAACTGGTTTAGTTAGCTCTAGGTACCAGTCACAGAATTGGTTCCAGATGAATTCGTAAAGCGTGTTTGCTGCCATATCTAGACGGTAGTTGTCTAGGTGAGCATTAAACTCTTTTGCTGCAAGTTCAAACTGAGATTCAATCCACTTATCAGCTAGAGAGAATTCCATGTTTGCACGTTCTTCAACAGACAGTGACATGCCACAATCGTGCTCTTCTGTATTCATTAGTACGTAACGGCTTGCGTTCCATAGTTTGTTACAGAAATTACGGTAACCTTCAAGACGTTTCATATCCCAGTTGATGTCACGGCCAGTTGAAGCCATAGCTGCAAGAGTGAAACGTAGTGCATCTGTACCGTATGGTTCGATACCGTTTTCAAAAGTCTTACGAGTGTTCTTTTCGATCTTCTTAGCTAGTTGAGGTTGCATCATGTTACCACAACGTTTTTCAACTAGAGATTCAAGGTCGATACCATCGATCATGTCGATAGGGTCAAGTACGTTACCTTTAGACTTAGACATCTTGTCGCCGTTTTCATCACGGATAAGGCCCGTTACGTAAACTGTCTTGAATGGTACTTGTGCTTTACCATTTTCATCTTTGTTGAAGTGCATGGTCATCATGATCATACGTGCAACCCAGAAGAAGATGATGTCGAAACCAGTTACCAGAACGTCTGAAGGGTGGAATGTTTTCAGATCTTCAGTTTGCTCAGGCCAGCCTTGAGTACCAAATGTCCATAATGCAGAAGAGAACCATGTATCAAGTACGTCGTCGTCTTGGCGTAGAACGATTACAGGTGCAAGGTTGTTGTTAGCTCGTACTTCTTCTTCAGTACGACCAACATATACATTACCGTCGTTATCGTACCAAGCTGGGATACGGTGGCCCCACCAAAGTTGACGAGAGATACACCAATCTTGAATGTCACGCATCCAAGAGAAGTACATGTTTTCGTATTGCTTAGGAACGAACTGGATCTCACCATCTTCAACCGCTTTAACTGCAGGTTCAGCAAGAGGAGCTGCACGTACATACCATTGGTCAGTTAGCATTGGTTCGATAACTACGCCACCACGGTCGCCGTAAGGAACGGTTAGATCATGATCCTTGATTTCTTCAAGAAGGCCTAGTTCTTCAAATTCAGCAACGATAGCTTTACGAGCTTCGAAACGCTCCATACCTTGGTATTTAGCTGGAATTTCTGTTGAGTAAACATCACTTGCTTCACCGTTGGTTGTGAATACTTCTGCAGATTCACGGATATCAGCGTTGAAGGTTAGGATGTTGATCATTGGCAGTTGGTTGCGTTTACCAACTTCGTAGTCATTGAAATCGTGCGCAGGAGTGATCTTCACACAACCTGTTCCTTTTTCCATGTCCGCGTGCTCATCACCAACGATAGGGATCAGACGGTTAACGATAGGAAGTAGGATTTCTTTACCGATAAGATCTTTGTAACGAGGATCTTCTGGGTTTACAGCAACACCTGTATCACCAAGCATGGTTTCTGGACGAGTTGTTGCTACAACGATGTAGTCTTTGCCTTCAGCTGTCTTAACGCCATTTGCTAGCGGATAGCGGAAGTGCCACATGTGGCCTTTTTTGTCTTTGTTTTCAACTTCAAGATCAGAAATTGCAGTGTGCAGTTTTGGATCCCAGTTTACTAGACGCTTACCACGGTAGATTAGGTCTTCTTCGTATAGACGAACAAACACTTCTTGAACAGCGTTAGATAGGCCATCATCCATAGTGAAACGCTCACGATCCCAGTCTACAGATGCACCTAGACGACGAAGCTGCTTAGTGATTGTGCCACCAGATTCGTTTTTCCATTCCCAGATTTTGTCGATGAAAGCATCACGGCCGTAGTCGTGTTTTGTTTTGCCTTCTTCAGCAGCAATCTTACGCTCAACAACCATTTGAGTTGCGATACCTGCGTGGTCTGTACCAACCTGCCAAAGCGTATTTTTACCTTTCATACGCTCAGCACGGATTAGAGTATCCATGATTGTATCTTGGAAAGCGTGACCCATGTGTAAGCTACCTGTGACGTTCGGTGGCGGGATCATGATGCTGTAAGCTTCTTTTGAAGTGTCACCGTGTGGCTTAAAGTAGCCTTTTTCTTCCCAAGTCTGGTACAGAGCTTGTTCTATCGATTGCGGGTTATATGTCTTTTCCATAGTGTTCGTCACGAATATCTCTATTAAAAAGTGGAATGCCAAATATCATAATTAATGGCTCATTATTAAAAAGAATAAATATATGAGTCATTTAGCTATGATGATTGGCATCATTTCAGTATCTCGGTTTGCATGGCTCGGCCTGCATTTCGGTATATTTTATACCTTTCTCGAGCTTGTTGTTTGCTTTTTTCTTCGCAAGGTACGAAGTCTACCACTTGAGCAAAGGAAACAGCAAAACTTGCGACCTCTTGAGCTAAATTAATTAACACATGACGGCGTCCTGATGAGCGTAATGTTCCCCAACCAATTTCGATAGGGGAGCCTGATTTTGGCCCTTCTCCAACTAAATTGTGTGGCGTAAATTCTGATACATCATATTGCCAAAGTGCTTCATCAATCAGCAAGGCTTGTTCTTTATCTTGGGCTAATACATACACTCGTGCATTTTGAGAGTAATAATAGTGAGCAAGCTGACACACAAATTTTAGCTGACCATCAGTGGTTGCTGCTGGAGATG encodes:
- a CDS encoding DNA polymerase III subunit chi, which produces MSQALFYVLEPTSPAATTDGQLKFVCQLAHYYYSQNARVYVLAQDKEQALLIDEALWQYDVSEFTPHNLVGEGPKSGSPIEIGWGTLRSSGRRHVLINLAQEVASFAVSFAQVVDFVPCEEKSKQQARERYKIYRNAGRAMQTEILK
- a CDS encoding valine--tRNA ligase, whose amino-acid sequence is MEKTYNPQSIEQALYQTWEEKGYFKPHGDTSKEAYSIMIPPPNVTGSLHMGHAFQDTIMDTLIRAERMKGKNTLWQVGTDHAGIATQMVVERKIAAEEGKTKHDYGRDAFIDKIWEWKNESGGTITKQLRRLGASVDWDRERFTMDDGLSNAVQEVFVRLYEEDLIYRGKRLVNWDPKLHTAISDLEVENKDKKGHMWHFRYPLANGVKTAEGKDYIVVATTRPETMLGDTGVAVNPEDPRYKDLIGKEILLPIVNRLIPIVGDEHADMEKGTGCVKITPAHDFNDYEVGKRNQLPMINILTFNADIRESAEVFTTNGEASDVYSTEIPAKYQGMERFEARKAIVAEFEELGLLEEIKDHDLTVPYGDRGGVVIEPMLTDQWYVRAAPLAEPAVKAVEDGEIQFVPKQYENMYFSWMRDIQDWCISRQLWWGHRIPAWYDNDGNVYVGRTEEEVRANNNLAPVIVLRQDDDVLDTWFSSALWTFGTQGWPEQTEDLKTFHPSDVLVTGFDIIFFWVARMIMMTMHFNKDENGKAQVPFKTVYVTGLIRDENGDKMSKSKGNVLDPIDMIDGIDLESLVEKRCGNMMQPQLAKKIEKNTRKTFENGIEPYGTDALRFTLAAMASTGRDINWDMKRLEGYRNFCNKLWNASRYVLMNTEEHDCGMSLSVEERANMEFSLADKWIESQFELAAKEFNAHLDNYRLDMAANTLYEFIWNQFCDWYLELTKPVLWKGTEAQQQATRYMLITVLEKTLRLAHPVLPYITESIWQSVKPLVDGVEGDTIMTQALPQFNEENFNADVVADLEWVKAFITSIRNLRAEYDIAPSKGLEVMIKVADEKDAARIEANKVVLSSLAKLDEIKVLANGEETPACATSLVGKSELMIPMAGLIDKDAELARLAGEVKKTQGEIKRIEGKLSNEGFVAKAPEAVIAKEREKLEGYQETLVKLEAQQETIAAL
- a CDS encoding sugar-binding domain-containing protein, which encodes MTINSRIILNNKQALWQLSPLTDTSLLIKDIPIQQGISSAFDELSLLQVEAQEWHLMRYFDVDDSLLNYPAIELVMSGVSRYAEVRINGVAVFDCTEKMTRYRKDIKEYLQVGGNRFEVLFLQEDEDDWLIDDENETKLCDINQAYHRRFGAVQDIDIKEDIGVFGVCFLQPISHLALNHISIEQIWHHGCELKVNVFFQTYKANLISASIKFDGMTLTIPVDVRSDQVSALFQVEAPKYWSDEKNNLDDLYRVEITLDGQLHELEFGLCETENVIHFPL